From Spodoptera frugiperda isolate SF20-4 chromosome 27, AGI-APGP_CSIRO_Sfru_2.0, whole genome shotgun sequence, a single genomic window includes:
- the LOC118263235 gene encoding coatomer subunit beta yields the protein MAGVEQPCYTLINFPTDSEPYNEMQLKLDLEKGDTKKKIEALKKVIGIILSGEKIPGLLMIIIRFVLPLQDHTIKKLLLIFWEIVPKTTPDGKLMQEMILVCDAYRKDLQHPNEFIRGSTLRFLCKLKEPELLEPLMPAIRACLDHRHSYVRRNAVLAIFTIYRNFEFLIPDAPELVANFLETEQDMSCKRNAFLMLLHADQERALSYLSSRLDNVQGFGDILQLVIVELIYKVCHANPSERSRFIRTVYGLLNATSAAVRYEAAGTLVTLSNAPAAIKAAAACYIDLIVKESDNNVKLIVVGSLGALRAEAGEAAARALPELAMDVLRVLAASDLDVRRHTLALALDLVSSRHAEDLVQVLRKEAARATNADHDDAAKYRQLLVRALHRAALKFPEVAGSVAPALLELLGDGSEPAAQDVMLFLRSALHTFVDLRDHIYQKLLEAVPGIKVGKIARSALWLLAQFAETPERAKDALDVLANVIPSLSGQEDKEESESAAKAQDTSAPRQLVTSDGTYASQSAFNLPVSQAAPAHAGLWAALGEGESFTAACACSALCKLALKLQGRAATAALQLAARLLAAHKLAAGLTADDAEHGARCILAARHRPPVVQEALLQRSSAALAALLALPDRATNLLDDADKEREPKKQDNKVEVEQGIVFAQLAGNSAASTHHDMFELSLTKALQGRSTGVSEERGKLWKVTQLTGFSDPVYAEAIVAVNQYDIVLDVLVVNQTDDTLQNCCVELATLGDLRLVERPGAVVLAPRDYATIKAHVKVASTENGIIFGNIVYEVSGASMDRGVVVLNDIHIDIVDYIQPAVCTDADFRQMWAEFEWENKVSVNTNITDLREYLQHLLASTNMKCLTPEKALSGQCGFMAANLYARSIFGEDALANLSIETPLHKPNSPVVGHVRIRAKSQGMALSLGDKINMMHKTPQQKTPSNPIPAARGSANAGVSNTRQKRKT from the exons ATGGCGGGTGTGGAACAGCCATGCTATACTCTGATCAACTTCCCGACTGATTCAGAGCCTTACAATGAGATGCAGCTCAAGCTGGATCTTG AGAAAGGTGACACAAAGAAGAAAATAGAAGCATTAAAGAAGGTAATAGGTATCATTCTCTCTGGGGAGAAGATTCCCGGTCTATTGATGATCATCATCCGATTTGTGCTGCCCCTGCAAGACCACACCATCAAGAAGCTGTTGCTTATCTTCTGGGAAATAGTGCCAAAGACCACTCCTGATGGCAAGCTCATGCAGGAGATGATCCTTGTCTGTGATGCTTACAGAAAG GATCTGCAACACCCCAATGAGTTCATCCGAGGCTCCACCCTGCGCTTCCTCTGTAAACTGAAGGAGCCTGAACTCCTCGAGCCTTTGATGCCTGCCATCAGAGCTTGCCTCGACCACCGCCACTCGTATGTCAGGAGGAATGCTGTGCTTGccatatttactatttacag GAACTTTGAATTCCTGATCCCTGATGCTCCAGAGCTAGTAGCAAACTTCTTGGAGACAGAGCAGGACATGTCCTGCAAGAGGAATGCATTCCTGATGCTGCTGCATGCTGACCAGGAGCGGGCACTGTCCTACCTCTCATCCAGGCTGGATAATGTACAGGGCTTTGGAGACATCCTTCAGTTGGTTATTGTGGAACTTATTTACAAG GTTTGCCACGCGAATCCATCAGAGAGGTCTCGTTTCATCCGTACAGTGTACGGACTACTGAACGCGACCAGTGCCGCCGTGCGGTACGAGGCCGCTGGTACTCTCGTTACACTGTCTAACGCTCCTGCTGCTATCAAG GCGGCAGCAGCATGCTACATCGACCTGATAGTGAAGGAGAGCGACAACAACGTGAAGCTGATAGTAGTGGGCAGTCTGGGCGCGCTGCGCGCGGAGGCGGGCgaggcggcggcgcgcgcgctgcCCGAGCTGGCCATGGACGTGCTGCGCGTGCTGGCGGCCTCCGACCTGGACGTGCGCCGACACACGCTGGCGCTGGCGCTGGACCTCGTGTCCTCCCGCCACGCTGAGGACCTCGTGCAGGTGCTGCGGAAGGAGGCCGCCCGGGCTACCAACGCCGACCACGATGATGCTGCCAAGTACAGGCAGCTACTTGTTAGAGCTCTGCACCGTGCTGCACTTAAG TTCCCCGAAGTAGCCGGCAGTGTAGCCCCGGCGCTGCTGGAGTTGCTGGGCGACGGCAGTGAGCCGGCCGCGCAGGATGTCATGCTCTTCCTACGGTCCGCTCTACATACCTTCGTAGACCTACGCGATCATATCTACCAG AAACTGTTGGAGGCGGTGCCCGGTATCAAAGTGGGTAAGATAGCGCGGTCTGCGCTGTGGCTGCTGGCCCAGTTCGCTGAGACTCCAGAACGCGCCAAGGATGCCTTGGATGTACTCGCTAATGTCATACCTTCTCTTAGCGGACAAGAGGATAAG GAAGAATCCGAGTCGGCAGCTAAGGCCCAGGACACTTCAGCTCCACGACAGCTCGTCACCAGCGATGGAACTTATGCTTCTCAGTCTGCTTTTAACTTGCCAGT TAGCCAAGCGGCCCCCGCGCACGCGGGTCTATGGGCCGCACTAGGCGAGGGCGAGAGCTTCACGGCGGCGTGCGCGTGCTCAGCGCTGTGCAAGCTGGCGCTGAAGCTGCAGGGGCGGGCCGCGACCGCCGCGCTGCAGCTGGCCGCGCGCCTGCTGGCCGCGCACAAGCTGGCCGCCGGCCTCACCGCCGACGACGCCGAGCACGGCGCGCGCTGCATACTGGCCGCAAGGCACCGCCCGCCTGTAGTGCAGGAGGCGCTGCTGCAGCGCTCCTCTGCTGCGCTCGCTGCGTTGCTGGCGCTGCCTGACCGGGCTACTAATCTGCTTGATGATGCTGATAAG GAACGTGAGCCAAAGAAGCAAGACAACAAGGTGGAGGTGGAACAAGGCATCGTGTTCGCCCAGTTGGCTGGGAACTCCGCCGCCTCCACACACCACGACATGTTCGAGCTATCTCTCACTAAGGCACTGCAAG GCCGCAGTACCGGCGTGAGCGAGGAGCGCGGCAAGCTATGGAAGGTGACGCAGCTGACCGGGTTCTCCGACCCCGTGTACGCCGAGGCCATCGTCGCCGTCAACCAGTACGACATCGTGCTCGACGTACTCGTCGTCAACCAGACCG ACGACACGCTGCAGAACTGCTGCGTGGAGCTGGCGACGCTGGGCGACCTGCGGCTGGTGGAGCGGCCCGGGGCCGTGGTGCTGGCCCCCCGGGACTACGCCACCATCAAGGCGCACGTCAAGGTCGCCTCCACCGAGAACGGCATCATCTTCGGGAACATTG TGTACGAGGTATCGGGCGCGTCGATGGACCGCGGCGTGGTGGTGCTGAACGACATCCACATCGACATCGTGGACTACATCCAGCCCGCCGTCTGCACCGACGCAGACTTCAGGCAGATGTGGGCCGAGTTCGAGTGGGAGAATAAG GTGTCCGTGAACACGAACATCACGGATCTGCGCGAGTACTTACAACATTTACTAGCTTCCACAAACATGAAGTGTTTGACTCCTGAAAAG GCATTATCGGGTCAATGCGGGTTCATGGCAGCCAACCTGTACGCGCGGTCCATATTCGGCGAGGACGCGCTGGCCAACCTGAGCATCGAGACCCCGCTGCACAAGCCCAACTCGCCCGTCGTTGGCCATGTCAGGATCAGGGCTAAGAGCCAG GGTATGGCGCTGTCTCTAGGCGACAAGATCAACATGATGCACAAGACGCCGCAACAGAAGACCCCCTCCAACCCCATCCCCGCCGC GCGAGGCTCGGCAAACGCCGGGGTTAGTAACACCAGGCAGAAGAGGAAGACTTAA